One stretch of Macaca nemestrina isolate mMacNem1 chromosome 17, mMacNem.hap1, whole genome shotgun sequence DNA includes these proteins:
- the C17H17orf100 gene encoding uncharacterized protein C17orf100 homolog, with protein MASARGAKQSSPRVGTTRYTETSTVRVETSSHRVETSSHRVETSSRRVETSQRRSEGPSLSPLGKRLPGILEASSRHVESSSQRTETTSRHIRASSLRVETALHCAESPAPRAKPAARQNEKPAR; from the coding sequence ATGGCCTCAGCCCGAGGGGCCAAGCAGTCTTCTCCCCGGGTGGGGACCACCCGCTACACAGAGACGTCCACAGTCCGCGTGGAGACCTCGTCCCACCGTGTGGAGACCTCGTCCCACCGCGTGGAGACGTCGTCCCGGCGGGTGGAGACCTCCCAGCGCCGCAGCGAGgggccctccctctcccccttgGGGAAGCGGCTCCCTGGCATCCTCGAGGCGTCCTCCCGGCACGTGGAATCCTCCTCGCAGCGCACGGAAACGACCTCCCGCCACATCAGGGCCTCGTCCCTGAGGGTGGAGACGGCTCTGCACTGCGCGGAGAGCCCAGCCCCGCGGGCCAAGCCGGCCGCCCGCCAGAACGAAAAACCGGCCCGATGA
- the LOC105472885 gene encoding polyunsaturated fatty acid lipoxygenase ALOX15-like gives MERVAPRLHALVSGNWSPEPSSPGGCPQAGGAPAGPQPWAGWGQGVVAQRELPPARPGSTARWSKARRRPSPALGTVNDHREEKETEVKVEVPEYLGPLLFVKLRKRHLLQDDAWFCSWISLQGPGAGDEVKFPCYRWVEGDGVLSLPEGTGRTVGNDPQGLFQKHQEKELEERRKLYRWGNWKDGLILSVAGTKLSDLPVDERVLEDKRVDFEVSLAKGARAGLLEGGCLIWVPVS, from the exons ATGGAGCGGGTTGCCCCGCGACTCCATG CTCTGGTGTCTGGAAACTGGTCGCCAGAGCCGTC GTCTCCGGGAGGTTGTCCCCAGGCCGGTGGGGCCCCTGCAGGTCCTCAGCCTTgggcggggtgggggcagggggtggtcGCACAGCGGGAATTGCCACCAGCGCGTCCCGGCTCCACAGCGCGCTGGTCCAAGGCGCGGCGCCGGCCCAGCCCAGCGCTTGGCACAGTCAACGACCACAGGGAGGAGAAA GAGACAGAAGTCAAGGTGGAAGTGCCCGAGTACCTGGGGCCGCTGCTGTTTGTGAAGCTGCGCAAACGGCACCTCCTTCAGGACGACGCCTGGTTCTGCAGCTGGATCTCCTTGCAGGGCCCCGGAGCAGGGGACGAGGTCAAGTTCCCTTGTTACCGCTGGGTGGAGGGCGACGGCGTCCTGAGCCTGCCCGAAGGCACCG GTCGCACTGTGGGCAATGACCCTCAGGGCCTGTTCCAGAAACACCAGGAAAAGGAgctggaagagagaaggaagctgtACCG GTGGGGAAACTGGAAGGATGGGTTAATTCTGAGTGTGGCTGGGACGAAACTAAGTGACCTCCCTGTGGATGAGCGAGTTCTGGAAGACAAGAGAGTTGACTTTGAGGTTTCACTGGCCAAGGG AGCGCGTGCGGGACTCCTGGAAGGAGGATGCCTTATTTGGGTACCAGTTTCTTAA